In the Kribbella sp. NBC_00482 genome, one interval contains:
- a CDS encoding beta-galactosidase, which translates to MSPAADTDTRPGGLPQRGQIALRSGRIEVDGTPALLLSGEVHYFRLRRDEWADRLTQARDAGMDTIASYIPWIWHELPNGELDLTGRTCPERDLPAFIDLCDSLGLRFLARPGPFVMAELKNEGIPDRIYREYPDARPNGWDGRNATTEDLDYHHSGFLTEAERWLGAVVEVLAPRQAPDGPVVGVQLDNEVGMLAWVSNTPHLNARAVGDLLTWLSDRHGTEATAKLLGVTGDDPSQLAAAVRAGGDPAQTLAFHHELGLWARDDFASYLRHLESFTRDQGIAVPLLINVHGTGGGRGTTFPIGISQLAPAYRGRDGLLAGSDYYLGELTVQNAADLYLCNAILACVNGPDQPASSLEFEAGTGDYGDNLDALSSPESGVHKTLLTLGQGNRLINYYLLTGGRNPVLEGSRDDGIPRIAFTGERHGFAAPIDPEGRTTPALDALANLIKEVRAYQPILATGRQLTDELGFGFVADHYLTEYAHPTATSRREQVEDIERHRGFGARDALGRAIVLGGYHVDAVDLQAIADPESAWAAGATASKAPQTLVLGTARTLGAKVQRWLTEHVRSGGNLLLTGRLPDRDQDGAPCTILADAFGLSAAGFSIDRRDESGPYWPTVTGSGSFPLDADLRVNSAQLLQAPAEAEVLLSEVGSGLPCAIQAQLGAGSMIFVGCDFSAAHLDNWHALFSRFGVRPRVGIDADRPGLVTVPVTSEHGNLLIAVNLAPYAVTASIGVDGQQVQQPTTFPARGHALLPW; encoded by the coding sequence ATGAGCCCAGCAGCCGACACCGACACCCGCCCCGGCGGCCTCCCGCAGCGCGGGCAGATCGCACTGCGATCCGGCCGGATCGAGGTCGACGGGACGCCCGCCCTGCTGCTGTCCGGCGAGGTCCACTACTTCCGGCTGCGACGCGACGAATGGGCCGATCGGCTGACCCAGGCCAGGGACGCGGGGATGGACACCATCGCCAGCTACATCCCCTGGATCTGGCACGAATTGCCGAACGGGGAGCTCGACCTCACCGGACGGACCTGCCCGGAACGGGACCTGCCGGCCTTCATCGACCTGTGCGACTCCCTCGGCCTGCGGTTCCTCGCCCGGCCCGGTCCGTTCGTGATGGCCGAACTGAAGAACGAGGGCATCCCGGACCGGATCTATCGCGAGTATCCGGACGCCCGGCCGAACGGCTGGGACGGCAGGAACGCCACCACCGAGGACCTCGACTACCACCACTCCGGCTTCCTGACCGAGGCCGAGCGCTGGCTCGGCGCCGTCGTCGAGGTGCTGGCACCTCGACAGGCTCCGGACGGCCCGGTGGTCGGCGTCCAGTTGGACAACGAGGTCGGCATGCTCGCCTGGGTGTCGAACACTCCGCACCTGAACGCTCGTGCTGTCGGCGACCTGCTGACCTGGCTGAGCGATCGACACGGCACGGAGGCAACCGCGAAGCTGCTCGGCGTGACCGGAGATGATCCTTCTCAGCTCGCGGCGGCCGTTCGGGCCGGCGGCGATCCGGCACAGACGCTGGCGTTCCACCACGAGCTCGGGCTCTGGGCCCGGGACGACTTCGCCAGCTACCTGCGGCACCTCGAGTCCTTCACCCGTGACCAGGGCATCGCGGTGCCGTTGCTGATCAACGTGCACGGCACGGGCGGTGGACGCGGTACGACGTTTCCGATCGGGATCAGTCAGCTCGCCCCCGCCTATCGGGGACGGGACGGACTGCTGGCCGGCTCCGACTACTACCTGGGCGAGCTGACCGTCCAGAATGCCGCTGATCTCTATCTGTGCAACGCGATTCTGGCCTGCGTCAACGGGCCGGATCAGCCCGCGTCCTCGTTGGAGTTCGAAGCCGGGACCGGTGACTACGGCGACAACCTCGATGCGCTCAGTTCACCCGAATCCGGCGTACACAAGACGCTGCTGACGCTTGGCCAGGGCAACCGGTTGATCAACTACTACCTGCTGACCGGTGGCCGCAACCCGGTCCTGGAGGGCTCCCGGGACGACGGCATCCCGCGGATCGCCTTCACCGGCGAGCGCCACGGTTTCGCGGCGCCGATCGATCCCGAAGGACGTACGACGCCGGCCCTCGACGCCCTCGCGAACCTGATCAAGGAGGTTCGGGCGTACCAGCCGATCCTCGCCACCGGGCGGCAACTGACCGACGAGCTCGGCTTCGGCTTCGTCGCCGATCACTACCTCACCGAGTACGCCCACCCCACGGCCACGTCCCGGCGCGAGCAGGTCGAGGACATCGAACGCCATCGCGGCTTCGGCGCCCGAGACGCACTCGGCCGGGCGATCGTGCTCGGCGGCTACCACGTCGACGCCGTCGACCTGCAGGCGATCGCCGATCCGGAGTCGGCCTGGGCGGCCGGCGCGACCGCGTCAAAGGCACCGCAGACGCTCGTCCTCGGCACCGCGCGCACGCTGGGGGCGAAGGTCCAGCGATGGCTCACCGAGCACGTACGCAGCGGCGGCAACCTGTTGCTGACCGGGCGGCTGCCGGATCGCGATCAGGACGGCGCCCCGTGCACGATCCTGGCCGACGCCTTCGGCCTGTCGGCGGCCGGTTTCAGCATCGACCGGCGCGACGAGTCGGGACCGTACTGGCCGACGGTGACCGGGTCCGGCAGCTTCCCCCTCGACGCCGACCTGCGAGTCAACTCGGCGCAGCTGCTGCAGGCACCCGCAGAGGCCGAGGTGCTGCTCAGCGAAGTGGGGTCCGGGCTGCCGTGCGCGATCCAGGCGCAGCTGGGCGCGGGCTCGATGATCTTCGTCGGCTGCGACTTCTCGGCCGCCCACCTCGACAACTGGCACGCGTTGTTCTCGAGGTTCGGCGTACGGCCCCGGGTCGGGATCGACGCCGACCGACCCGGTCTGGTGACCGTGCCGGTGACGTCGGAGCACGGCAACCTGCTGATCGCCGTCAACCTCGCGCCGTACGCCGTCACGGCATCGATCGGCGTCGATGGGCAACAGGTACAGCAGCCGACGACCTTCCCCGCCCGTGGCCACGCGCTCCTGCCGTGGTGA
- a CDS encoding ABC transporter substrate-binding protein has product MTSTSFHVRRGQRSWRGIIVAALSVGVLVLPACAGSRVAGEKEQQGNASGASSGTIPVLNLATESDAAMGSLVNYNPFAPQQTVRTWLFEPLMQQSSLDCKVVPWLATAYTWESPSKLVFTIRQGVKWSDGSPFTAKDVAFTYNLTKKYPAIDLAGVWNDSFGAKGKSVTADGDKVTFEFEGPAVTKFPYLIGQKIVSEKEFASVGDPAKYISKNPISTGPFKIASYNGRRLELERRPDYWQADKIKVQKLVLEGNYSTNANQAAAKLKAGELDFYSGEIPNPEKAFVADDPKTNHVWYAANGLTVLAPNLTQKPFSDVKFREALAHGMDKQSATDKATYGLMKVASQTGLPLPEKDDLLPAKYPADSTVIPFDLAKANQMLDAAGYRKGSNGLRQSPDGSPIKITFSVQAGWIDYEAMADELTSNFRKLGLDITENKMPPEAVDQQKKTGNFQLMINYMGAGCDYAHGMGATVSTAEIPDKTTIKGNIGRYTNPAVDKAIGALAGATDEAATKEQVGVLVDAMMTDYPVLPILYAPARAIWRTDHAVGWPTAEDPYANPQDQPLVWITHLTAPSSK; this is encoded by the coding sequence ATGACAAGTACTTCGTTCCACGTTCGACGGGGGCAGCGGTCATGGCGGGGGATCATTGTCGCCGCATTGTCGGTGGGCGTTCTCGTGTTGCCGGCGTGTGCCGGCAGCCGCGTCGCCGGTGAGAAGGAACAGCAGGGGAATGCGTCGGGGGCGTCGTCGGGCACGATCCCGGTGCTGAACCTGGCGACCGAGTCCGACGCGGCCATGGGGAGTCTGGTCAACTACAACCCGTTCGCTCCCCAGCAGACGGTCCGTACCTGGCTGTTCGAGCCGCTGATGCAACAGAGCTCCCTGGACTGCAAGGTGGTCCCGTGGCTGGCGACGGCCTACACCTGGGAGAGCCCGAGCAAGCTGGTGTTCACGATTCGCCAGGGTGTGAAGTGGAGCGACGGCTCGCCCTTCACCGCGAAGGATGTCGCTTTCACGTACAACCTGACCAAGAAGTACCCGGCGATCGACCTGGCCGGCGTCTGGAACGACAGCTTCGGAGCCAAGGGCAAGTCGGTCACGGCCGACGGCGACAAGGTGACGTTCGAGTTCGAAGGTCCGGCGGTCACCAAGTTCCCGTACCTGATCGGCCAGAAGATCGTCTCCGAGAAGGAGTTCGCGTCGGTCGGCGATCCGGCCAAGTACATCTCGAAGAACCCGATCTCGACCGGGCCGTTCAAGATCGCCAGTTACAACGGACGACGGCTGGAGCTCGAGCGTCGGCCCGACTACTGGCAGGCCGACAAGATCAAGGTCCAGAAGCTGGTTCTCGAAGGCAACTACAGCACCAACGCCAACCAGGCGGCGGCCAAGCTGAAGGCCGGCGAGCTGGACTTCTACTCCGGTGAGATTCCCAACCCGGAGAAGGCGTTCGTCGCCGACGACCCGAAGACCAACCACGTCTGGTACGCGGCCAACGGCCTCACCGTACTGGCGCCGAACCTGACCCAGAAGCCGTTCAGCGACGTCAAGTTCCGCGAGGCACTGGCGCACGGGATGGACAAGCAGAGTGCGACCGACAAGGCGACGTACGGCCTGATGAAGGTCGCCAGCCAGACCGGTCTGCCGCTGCCGGAGAAGGACGACCTGCTGCCGGCGAAGTATCCGGCGGACAGCACGGTGATCCCGTTCGACCTGGCCAAGGCCAACCAGATGCTCGACGCGGCCGGCTACCGGAAGGGCTCGAACGGCCTGCGGCAAAGCCCGGACGGCTCGCCGATCAAGATCACCTTCTCGGTCCAGGCCGGCTGGATCGACTACGAGGCGATGGCCGACGAGTTGACCAGCAACTTCCGCAAGCTCGGGCTGGACATCACCGAGAACAAGATGCCGCCGGAGGCTGTCGACCAGCAGAAGAAGACCGGCAACTTCCAGCTGATGATCAACTACATGGGCGCCGGCTGCGACTACGCGCACGGCATGGGGGCGACCGTCTCGACGGCGGAGATCCCGGACAAGACCACGATCAAGGGCAACATCGGGCGCTACACCAACCCGGCCGTCGACAAGGCGATCGGCGCGCTGGCCGGCGCGACCGACGAGGCGGCGACGAAGGAACAGGTCGGTGTGCTGGTCGACGCGATGATGACCGACTACCCGGTGCTGCCGATCCTGTACGCGCCGGCCCGCGCCATCTGGCGCACCGATCACGCCGTCGGCTGGCCGACCGCCGAGGATCCGTACGCCAACCCGCAGGACCAGCCGCTGGTGTGGATCACGCACCTGACCGCACCGTCGTCGAAGTAG
- a CDS encoding LacI family DNA-binding transcriptional regulator, with translation MTDDRMSVREIAKLAGVSTATVSRVYRGVGSVSAATRAKVQAAIEQYGYRPSHLGEALANRRHGALAVVFPGLSGPYFAELINGVESVAVPRQVSVHVIGTHLRREAPGELLDVARRVDGMAIHGGTVPQTVIMELAARHPVVMIGPDPHPAPVVVRTDQQAFRLLVSHLLADHGLRKLVFVGNPEGSPDLTERWEAFVAAHAELGLPPGKQLRTGLEQTHGVQAADEVLAGGYDGAVCGNDETALGLMMAALGRGLRVPGDLVITGVDDVPMSSLVSPGLTTVARPLAELGATATRLLLDLINGADVVPETVLPSRLVRRASCGCRD, from the coding sequence GTGACTGACGACCGCATGAGCGTGCGGGAGATCGCCAAGCTGGCGGGCGTTTCCACTGCCACTGTGTCGCGGGTCTACCGCGGCGTCGGCAGCGTCTCGGCCGCGACCCGGGCCAAGGTGCAAGCCGCGATCGAGCAGTACGGCTACCGGCCCAGCCACCTCGGAGAGGCGCTGGCCAATCGGCGCCACGGAGCCCTGGCGGTGGTGTTCCCGGGCCTGTCCGGGCCGTACTTCGCCGAGTTGATCAACGGCGTCGAGAGCGTCGCCGTACCGCGTCAGGTGAGCGTTCATGTCATCGGCACCCACCTGCGGCGGGAAGCGCCTGGCGAACTACTCGATGTCGCCCGGCGCGTCGACGGGATGGCCATCCACGGCGGCACCGTCCCGCAGACGGTGATCATGGAACTCGCGGCCCGCCATCCGGTGGTCATGATCGGTCCGGATCCGCATCCGGCACCGGTCGTCGTACGGACGGACCAGCAGGCGTTCCGGCTGCTGGTGAGTCATCTGCTGGCCGATCACGGTCTGCGGAAGCTGGTCTTCGTCGGCAATCCGGAAGGCTCGCCGGACCTGACCGAGCGCTGGGAAGCATTCGTGGCCGCGCATGCGGAGCTCGGGCTCCCGCCGGGGAAGCAGTTGCGGACCGGCCTCGAACAGACCCACGGCGTGCAGGCCGCCGACGAGGTGCTGGCCGGCGGTTACGACGGTGCCGTCTGCGGCAACGACGAAACCGCACTCGGCCTGATGATGGCGGCTTTGGGACGCGGCCTGCGGGTGCCCGGCGATCTGGTGATCACCGGCGTCGACGACGTCCCGATGAGTTCGTTGGTGAGTCCCGGTCTCACCACGGTTGCCCGGCCGCTGGCCGAGCTCGGAGCGACGGCGACCCGGCTGCTGCTCGACCTGATCAACGGCGCGGACGTCGTGCCCGAGACCGTTCTTCCGTCGCGGCTGGTCCGGAGGGCCAGCTGCGGCTGCCGGGACTGA
- a CDS encoding ABC transporter permease — protein MRYFVRKIGFFVLTLWAVVTLNFLIPRLQPGDPAELMVQNLAGKNAQLNRAQVEAMRDLLGAPSGSLLSQYWNYVVQLIHGNLGVSYTYFPYTVAEVIGKAFWWTVILVGTVQVLSFAIGILLGAFAAWRRNSRFDTSVTVISTFVGTLQPFWIALLLIYGLGYGLGWFPTAGGYQASTPGFNGAFVYDAMSHAFLPALTLMIVTPIGWILGMRNTMIMNLGEDYIRLARAKGLPDRMIALRYAARNALLPSVAGFALALGGILGGTILVETVFDYPGLGRLMGEAVGIKDYPLLQGLMLLTAVATLLANLIADLLYGILDPRARRAAA, from the coding sequence ATGCGGTACTTCGTACGGAAGATCGGCTTCTTCGTACTCACCCTCTGGGCGGTCGTGACGCTGAACTTCTTGATCCCCCGGCTGCAGCCGGGGGATCCCGCCGAGCTGATGGTGCAGAACCTCGCCGGGAAGAACGCGCAGCTGAACCGTGCGCAGGTGGAGGCGATGCGCGATCTGCTGGGCGCTCCGTCCGGCTCGCTCCTCAGTCAGTACTGGAACTACGTCGTGCAGTTGATCCACGGCAATCTCGGGGTCTCCTACACCTACTTCCCGTACACGGTGGCGGAGGTGATCGGTAAAGCGTTCTGGTGGACCGTCATCCTGGTGGGGACCGTCCAGGTGCTGTCGTTCGCGATCGGCATCCTGCTGGGCGCCTTCGCCGCGTGGCGGCGGAACAGCCGGTTCGACACGTCGGTGACCGTGATCTCCACCTTCGTCGGGACCCTGCAACCGTTCTGGATCGCGTTGCTGCTGATCTACGGGCTGGGCTACGGCCTGGGCTGGTTCCCGACGGCCGGCGGCTACCAGGCGTCGACACCGGGGTTCAACGGAGCCTTCGTGTACGACGCGATGTCGCACGCGTTCCTGCCGGCCCTGACGTTGATGATCGTGACGCCGATCGGGTGGATCCTCGGGATGCGCAACACGATGATCATGAACCTCGGCGAGGACTACATCAGGCTGGCCCGGGCCAAGGGGCTGCCGGACCGGATGATCGCACTGCGCTATGCCGCCCGGAACGCCCTGTTGCCCAGCGTGGCGGGGTTCGCCCTCGCGCTCGGCGGCATCCTCGGCGGCACCATCCTGGTGGAGACCGTGTTCGACTATCCCGGCCTCGGCCGGCTGATGGGGGAGGCGGTCGGCATCAAGGACTATCCGCTGTTGCAGGGCCTGATGTTGCTGACCGCGGTCGCGACGTTGCTGGCCAACCTGATCGCCGATCTGCTGTACGGCATCCTTGACCCGCGGGCCAGGAGGGCAGCCGCATGA